A single genomic interval of Symphalangus syndactylus isolate Jambi chromosome 18, NHGRI_mSymSyn1-v2.1_pri, whole genome shotgun sequence harbors:
- the LOC134733501 gene encoding uncharacterized protein isoform X1, with amino-acid sequence MPPVKKFKFLLVLLDTFSGWVEAFPTTNKQATTVASLLLTEIIPQFGIPSSFQSDNGPEFVSQISQHIATALNIPWHFHIPYHPQSSGKVEHTNRSLKETLTKLSLELHLDWTKLLPLGLFKLRALPKKTLSNLPFRDHVRPPSSSSRYHPIFQSSPLRHSPSPPYLYLVTIMEAARSHTPGYVQPSPPLPSIPRPMGLLLSPPAFPHPSTNSKMDGASPDF; translated from the exons ATGCCCCCAGTCAAGAAATTCAAATTCCTCCTAGTCTTACTGGACACGTTCTCTGGGTGGGTCGAAGCTTTCCCCACCACCAACAAGCAAGCCACTACAGTCGCCTCACTCCTCCTCACCGAAATTATCCCACAGTTTGGAATACCCTCCTCCTTCCAGTCAGACAATGGCCCAGAATTTGTCTCCCAGATCTCACAACACATTGCGACAGCCCTAAACATCCCCTGGCACTTCCATATTCCCTATCATCCTCAATCTTCAGGCAAGGTAGAGCATACTAACCGCTCCCTTAAAGAAACTCTCACTAAACTCTCTCTCGAACTACATCTAGACTGGACTAAACTTTTACCCTTAGGCCTCTTTAAGCTGCGAGCACTCCCAAAAAAAACCCTCTCTAATCTCCCCTTTCGAGATCATGTACGGCcgccctcctcttcctccaggtATCACCCCATCTTCCAGTCCTCTCCCCTCCGACATTCACCTTCCCCTCCTTACCTTTATCTGGTCACAATTATGGAAGCAGCAAGATCTCATACTCCCGGATACGTCCAACCCTCACCCCCCCTTCCCTCTATCCCCAGGCCAATGGGTTTACTATTGTCTCCCCCAGCCTTCCCACACCCCTCAACTAACTCCAAAATGGACGGGGCCTCTCCAG acttttaa
- the LOC134733501 gene encoding uncharacterized protein isoform X2 — MPPVKKFKFLLVLLDTFSGWVEAFPTTNKQATTVASLLLTEIIPQFGIPSSFQSDNGPEFVSQISQHIATALNIPWHFHIPYHPQSSGKVEHTNRSLKETLTKLSLELHLDWTKLLPLGLFKLRALPKKTLSNLPFRDHVRPPSSSSRYHPIFQSSPLRHSPSPPYLYLVTIMEAARSHTPGYVQPSPPLPSIPRPMGLLLSPPAFPHPSTNSKMDGASPG; from the exons ATGCCCCCAGTCAAGAAATTCAAATTCCTCCTAGTCTTACTGGACACGTTCTCTGGGTGGGTCGAAGCTTTCCCCACCACCAACAAGCAAGCCACTACAGTCGCCTCACTCCTCCTCACCGAAATTATCCCACAGTTTGGAATACCCTCCTCCTTCCAGTCAGACAATGGCCCAGAATTTGTCTCCCAGATCTCACAACACATTGCGACAGCCCTAAACATCCCCTGGCACTTCCATATTCCCTATCATCCTCAATCTTCAGGCAAGGTAGAGCATACTAACCGCTCCCTTAAAGAAACTCTCACTAAACTCTCTCTCGAACTACATCTAGACTGGACTAAACTTTTACCCTTAGGCCTCTTTAAGCTGCGAGCACTCCCAAAAAAAACCCTCTCTAATCTCCCCTTTCGAGATCATGTACGGCcgccctcctcttcctccaggtATCACCCCATCTTCCAGTCCTCTCCCCTCCGACATTCACCTTCCCCTCCTTACCTTTATCTGGTCACAATTATGGAAGCAGCAAGATCTCATACTCCCGGATACGTCCAACCCTCACCCCCCCTTCCCTCTATCCCCAGGCCAATGGGTTTACTATTGTCTCCCCCAGCCTTCCCACACCCCTCAACTAACTCCAAAATGGACGGGGCCTCTCCAG GTTGA